Proteins encoded by one window of Brienomyrus brachyistius isolate T26 chromosome 1, BBRACH_0.4, whole genome shotgun sequence:
- the gemin8 gene encoding gem-associated protein 8 isoform X1, which translates to MGDHSDVVSWFSHPVYSRYWQHYQQAMVWLQRHRRAYGKAMEAFHGASVPQRYADWHVGEDRGGSLREGARPRAARYPGPQQSSSDSESESEIECDVSNMEITEELRQYFTQTEQHREELRKLQQLEAERQGPYLQADHDLHRVHMYGAGPPLERPGERRGVEMKKLYGEDAAKIQGMETAMQLTFDRKCDKKQPKYWPVIPLRL; encoded by the exons ATG GGTGACCACAGCGATGTCGTCTCCTGGTTTTCACATCCTGTGTACTCTAGGTACTGGCAGCACTACCAGCAGGCTATGGTCTGGCTGCAGAGGCACCGACGAGCCTACGGAAAGGCCATGGAAGCGTTTCACGGCGCGTCCGTACCCCAGCGTTACGCAGACTGGCACGTTGGCGAGGACAGGGGCGGCTCGCTGAGGGAAGGTGCCAGGCCGCGAGCAGCTCGGTACCCTGGGCCCCAGCAGAGCAGCTCCGATAGCGAGTCAGAAAGTGAAATCGAGTGCGACGTTAGCAACATGGAGATCACGGAGGAGCTGCGGCAgtatttcacccagacagagcAACACCGGgaagagctca GGAAACTACAGCAGCTGGAGGCGGAGCGACAGGGCCCTTACCTGCAGGCTGACCATGACCTTCACAGAGTTCACATGTATGGGGCTGGGCCACCCCTGGAGAGACCGGGAGAGAGACGTGGGGTGGAGATGAAGAAGCTGTACGGAGAGGACGCCGCCAAGATCCAGGGCATGGAGACCGCTATGCAACTAACCTTTGACCGCAAATGCGACAAGAAGCAGCCCAAGTACTGGCCTGTCATCCCCCTCAGGCTGTAG
- the gemin8 gene encoding gem-associated protein 8 isoform X2: MVWLQRHRRAYGKAMEAFHGASVPQRYADWHVGEDRGGSLREGARPRAARYPGPQQSSSDSESESEIECDVSNMEITEELRQYFTQTEQHREELRKLQQLEAERQGPYLQADHDLHRVHMYGAGPPLERPGERRGVEMKKLYGEDAAKIQGMETAMQLTFDRKCDKKQPKYWPVIPLRL; this comes from the exons ATGGTCTGGCTGCAGAGGCACCGACGAGCCTACGGAAAGGCCATGGAAGCGTTTCACGGCGCGTCCGTACCCCAGCGTTACGCAGACTGGCACGTTGGCGAGGACAGGGGCGGCTCGCTGAGGGAAGGTGCCAGGCCGCGAGCAGCTCGGTACCCTGGGCCCCAGCAGAGCAGCTCCGATAGCGAGTCAGAAAGTGAAATCGAGTGCGACGTTAGCAACATGGAGATCACGGAGGAGCTGCGGCAgtatttcacccagacagagcAACACCGGgaagagctca GGAAACTACAGCAGCTGGAGGCGGAGCGACAGGGCCCTTACCTGCAGGCTGACCATGACCTTCACAGAGTTCACATGTATGGGGCTGGGCCACCCCTGGAGAGACCGGGAGAGAGACGTGGGGTGGAGATGAAGAAGCTGTACGGAGAGGACGCCGCCAAGATCCAGGGCATGGAGACCGCTATGCAACTAACCTTTGACCGCAAATGCGACAAGAAGCAGCCCAAGTACTGGCCTGTCATCCCCCTCAGGCTGTAG